The following coding sequences are from one Lolium rigidum isolate FL_2022 chromosome 6, APGP_CSIRO_Lrig_0.1, whole genome shotgun sequence window:
- the LOC124668136 gene encoding mavicyanin-like, producing MAAAMKTTLLVMAAMAILSTASAATYNVGEPAGEWGFGINYGSWASSKKFIPGDSIVFKYSPQAHDVLEVSKADYDSCSAASPMTTLKTGNDIVALPATGTRYFICGIAGHCSAGMKVTIDVVSASSPSTPSSPAPASGPSASNSPPPPSPSAATSVRVTTGLGLVVLLAGLMA from the coding sequence ATGGCAGCTGCTATGAAGACCACCCTCCTTGTCATGGCGGCGATGGCCATCTTGAGCACTGCTTCAGCGGCCACATACAACGTCGGCGAGCCGGCCGGCGAGTGGGGCTTCGGCATCAACTACGGCAGCTGGGCGTCCTCCAAGAAGTTCATCCCCGGTGACAGTATCGTCTTCAAGTACTCCCCGCAGGCGCATGACGTGCTTGAGGTCAGCAAGGCCGACTACGACTCCTGCAGCGCCGCAAGCCCAATGACCACCCTTAAAACCGGCAACGACATCGTCGCACTCCCCGCCACGGGCACCCGCTACTTCATCTGCGGTATCGCTGGCCACTGCTCAGCCGGCATGAAGGTCACGATCGACGTCGTGTCAGCCTCATCCCCgtcgacaccatcgtcgcccgcacCAGCCAGCGGTCCCAGCGCCAGCAACTCTCCCCCGCCGCCGTCACCCTCCGCCGCTACATCCGTCAGGGTCACAACAGGCCTTGGCCTTGTCGTTCTGCTTGCCGGTCTCATGGCTTGA